The following proteins are co-located in the Labrys monachus genome:
- a CDS encoding c-type cytochrome gives MRRTFYSLAVLACMAAGVIAPASAQADALLERGSYLMNGIVACGNCHTPKGPEGKPIADRELSGGFVIDAPVFHAVVPNITPDPDTGIGRWTDAQIVEAVRNGKRPDGSIIGPPMPIAFYRGMSDADVNALVAYLRQVKPISNKVEKSVYRIPLPAAYGPPVVAVPEVPKTDKVAYGHYLATGLGHCMDCHTPLVQGRNDMARLGAGGNEFGAPGGGLIASSNLTPANANGIAAWSDDGLKAAIRTGIRPNGSHIVPLMAFGWYRNISDDDAGALVAFLRTLKPAQ, from the coding sequence ATGAGACGGACATTCTATTCGCTGGCGGTGCTGGCCTGCATGGCAGCCGGCGTCATCGCGCCCGCGTCGGCGCAGGCCGACGCCCTGCTGGAGCGCGGCAGCTATTTGATGAACGGCATCGTCGCATGCGGCAATTGCCATACGCCCAAGGGGCCGGAGGGCAAGCCGATCGCGGATAGGGAATTGTCGGGCGGCTTCGTGATCGATGCGCCGGTCTTCCATGCGGTCGTCCCGAACATCACGCCGGATCCCGACACCGGCATCGGGCGCTGGACCGATGCGCAGATCGTCGAGGCGGTCCGCAACGGCAAGCGGCCGGACGGCTCGATCATCGGCCCGCCCATGCCGATCGCCTTCTATCGCGGCATGTCGGATGCCGACGTGAACGCGCTCGTCGCCTATCTGCGCCAGGTCAAGCCGATCTCGAACAAGGTGGAGAAGTCGGTCTACCGCATCCCGCTGCCCGCCGCCTACGGGCCGCCGGTGGTCGCCGTTCCCGAGGTGCCGAAGACGGACAAGGTCGCCTATGGCCATTATCTGGCCACCGGCCTCGGCCATTGCATGGACTGCCATACGCCCCTCGTCCAGGGGCGCAACGACATGGCCCGCCTCGGGGCCGGTGGCAACGAGTTCGGCGCGCCGGGCGGCGGCCTGATCGCCTCCTCCAACCTCACGCCGGCGAACGCCAACGGCATCGCTGCCTGGAGCGACGACGGGCTGAAGGCGGCGATCCGGACCGGCATCCGGCCCAATGGCAGCCATATCGTTCCGCTGATGGCGTTCGGCTGGTACCGCAACATCAGCGACGACGATGCCGGGGCTCTCGTCGCCTTCCTGCGGACGCTGAAGCCGGCTCAGTAG
- a CDS encoding mandelate racemase/muconate lactonizing enzyme family protein has product MKITAIRATPVNIPLEAPYLWSYGSLAGFSKAIVEVETDEGLTGVGEAPSHAHAAIIETRLAPRLVGRDPIDIAGAEQVCVPSWQGVSNNIDYGLVRAFGGIEMALWDLRGKLWNRPLYDLLGGAVRKAIPVTDYFSFRGREGAFGGETTPEEVADYCLGLKETWGTTFFEGKFYTAEPGPSIRMLECLRETLGPDAMLRIDSNMAYGLATARRIARAIEPLDIRNWEDPCGSLYELKQLREHTAIPFSVHSLDLRQAVDLGVPDAVVTDIATHGGIGRTLRFVGACEQMGLDFWCYSGDSGIGSAAYLHLCAAMQHIREPNQSLFRMQPLDVIEEGPFRPRDNLVMVPEGPGLGVTLSPDRLRHCHRLFLDQGPYDKYHDPDRPGVFRRLPLS; this is encoded by the coding sequence ATGAAGATCACCGCAATCCGGGCCACGCCCGTCAATATTCCGCTCGAGGCCCCCTATCTGTGGTCCTATGGCTCGCTGGCGGGCTTTTCCAAGGCCATCGTCGAGGTCGAGACCGACGAGGGCCTCACCGGCGTGGGCGAAGCGCCGTCTCATGCCCATGCCGCCATCATCGAGACACGGCTCGCCCCGCGCCTCGTCGGCCGTGATCCCATCGACATCGCCGGCGCCGAGCAGGTCTGCGTGCCGAGCTGGCAGGGGGTTTCCAACAACATCGACTACGGGCTCGTCCGCGCCTTCGGCGGCATCGAGATGGCGCTGTGGGACCTGCGCGGCAAGCTGTGGAATCGGCCTCTCTACGACCTGCTCGGCGGCGCGGTCCGCAAGGCCATTCCCGTCACCGACTATTTCAGCTTCCGCGGCCGGGAAGGCGCCTTCGGCGGCGAGACGACGCCCGAGGAAGTCGCCGATTACTGCCTCGGCCTCAAGGAAACGTGGGGCACCACCTTCTTCGAGGGCAAGTTCTACACGGCGGAGCCGGGCCCGAGCATCCGCATGCTGGAATGCCTGCGCGAGACGCTCGGCCCGGACGCCATGCTGCGCATCGATTCGAACATGGCCTATGGTCTCGCCACCGCCCGGCGCATCGCCCGCGCCATCGAGCCGCTCGACATCCGCAACTGGGAGGATCCCTGCGGCTCGCTCTACGAATTGAAGCAGCTGCGCGAGCACACCGCCATCCCGTTCTCCGTCCACAGCCTCGACCTGCGCCAGGCGGTCGACCTCGGCGTGCCCGACGCGGTCGTCACCGACATCGCCACCCATGGCGGCATCGGGCGGACGCTGCGCTTCGTCGGCGCCTGCGAGCAGATGGGCCTCGACTTCTGGTGCTATTCGGGCGATTCGGGCATCGGCAGCGCGGCCTACCTGCATCTGTGCGCCGCCATGCAGCACATCCGGGAGCCCAACCAGTCGCTCTTCCGCATGCAGCCGCTCGACGTGATCGAGGAAGGGCCGTTCCGTCCGCGCGACAATTTGGTCATGGTGCCCGAAGGCCCGGGGCTCGGCGTGACGCTGTCGCCGGACAGGCTGCGCCACTGCCACCGCCTCTTCCTCGACCAGGGCCCCTATGACAAATATCACGACCCCGACCGGCCGGGCGTCTTCCGCCGCCTGCCGCTGAGCTGA
- a CDS encoding GlpM family protein — translation MLEIAWKGAAGGAITALIVFLSKRGNVLPGILPLFPTFAVVALAVIGARGDAGGFRQACLAGAKTIPAYLAFLAVCALAIGRLDYRLAIGLGLLAWLAIALAMLLLTQT, via the coding sequence ATGCTGGAGATCGCGTGGAAGGGGGCGGCCGGCGGCGCGATCACCGCTTTGATCGTCTTCCTGTCGAAGCGCGGCAATGTCCTGCCGGGCATCCTGCCTCTGTTCCCGACCTTTGCAGTCGTCGCGCTTGCCGTCATCGGGGCACGGGGCGATGCCGGCGGCTTCCGGCAAGCGTGCCTCGCCGGCGCGAAGACGATCCCGGCCTATCTCGCCTTCCTCGCCGTCTGCGCTCTCGCCATCGGCAGGCTCGACTACCGCCTCGCCATCGGCCTCGGGCTGCTGGCCTGGCTCGCGATCGCGCTGGCGATGCTCCTGCTCACGCAGACATGA
- the trxA gene encoding thioredoxin, whose amino-acid sequence MGANTIKVTDASFQADVLNSAEPVVVDFWAEWCGPCRMIAPALDEIATEMAGKVKIAKVNVDENPQIASQFRIQSIPMLMMFKGGKLTAQKTGAAPKGELSRWISASSAA is encoded by the coding sequence ATGGGTGCCAACACGATCAAGGTCACGGATGCGTCCTTCCAGGCCGACGTCCTCAATTCGGCCGAGCCGGTCGTCGTCGATTTCTGGGCCGAGTGGTGCGGTCCCTGCCGCATGATCGCGCCGGCGCTCGACGAGATCGCCACCGAGATGGCGGGCAAGGTCAAGATCGCCAAGGTCAATGTCGATGAGAACCCGCAGATCGCGAGCCAGTTCCGCATCCAGTCGATCCCGATGCTGATGATGTTCAAGGGCGGCAAGCTGACGGCCCAGAAGACCGGCGCGGCCCCCAAGGGCGAGCTCTCGCGCTGGATCTCGGCCTCGTCCGCGGCCTGA
- a CDS encoding L,D-transpeptidase: protein MCSFHSASSFRSGCARLAHAFTLRWTMLLLALCAGVLLQAAPAAADVIAKVDVASQSMTVIVDGAVQAVWSVSTARNGYYTPRGVYRAQALQRMHYSKKYHNSPMPFSVFFKGGYAVHGTSYVRQLGKAASHGCVRLAPQNAAALYQLIRQHGIAEARIIIS from the coding sequence ATGTGTTCCTTTCATTCCGCGTCTTCCTTCCGCAGCGGATGCGCCCGCCTGGCGCATGCCTTCACCCTGCGCTGGACCATGCTGCTGCTGGCGCTCTGCGCCGGCGTCCTGCTCCAGGCGGCGCCGGCCGCGGCCGACGTCATCGCCAAGGTCGACGTCGCCTCGCAGAGCATGACGGTGATCGTCGACGGGGCGGTGCAGGCCGTGTGGTCGGTCTCCACGGCGCGCAACGGCTATTACACGCCGCGCGGGGTCTACCGCGCCCAGGCGCTGCAGCGGATGCACTATTCGAAGAAATACCACAATTCGCCGATGCCCTTCTCGGTGTTCTTCAAGGGCGGCTATGCGGTGCACGGCACGTCCTATGTCCGCCAGCTCGGCAAGGCCGCTTCGCATGGCTGCGTGCGCCTCGCGCCCCAGAATGCCGCGGCGCTCTACCAGCTGATCCGCCAGCATGGCATCGCCGAGGCGCGCATCATCATCAGCTGA
- the mepA gene encoding penicillin-insensitive murein endopeptidase: protein MHVLKRFPEEPRDPSIEKTRQAGTSATKGGSAKARFAPAPFILAVAALLAAAPAAAQDVTPPGFRLAPLADVTPATPAKQLFGRKAAPAALGLGSIGFYARGCLADGVRLPITGPTWQVMRLSRNRNWGNPAIVAFLKRLANRVPQVAGVRGLLVGDMAQPRGGPMITGHASHQIGLDADIWYRPMPDHVLSAQERETMSAIVMVRSDRLDVNDSWKPSNMAVVEAAAEDPAVERIFVNPAVKKAMCRDATGDRSWLAKVRPMYGHDYHFHVRLLCPKGSRLCTPQVPPPPGEGCGKELDYWFSDAVLHPKPPTKPPPPPHQITMSELPAACRQVLAVP from the coding sequence ATGCACGTCCTCAAGCGTTTTCCGGAAGAGCCGAGAGACCCTTCGATCGAGAAAACGCGCCAAGCCGGGACGTCGGCGACCAAGGGCGGGTCGGCGAAAGCGCGATTTGCTCCAGCCCCGTTCATCCTGGCCGTGGCGGCGCTGCTGGCCGCCGCCCCCGCGGCGGCGCAGGACGTCACCCCGCCTGGCTTCAGGCTGGCGCCGCTGGCCGACGTCACGCCGGCGACGCCCGCCAAGCAGCTCTTCGGCCGGAAGGCGGCGCCCGCCGCCCTCGGGCTGGGCTCGATCGGCTTCTATGCCCGGGGCTGCCTGGCGGACGGGGTGAGGCTGCCGATCACCGGGCCGACCTGGCAGGTGATGCGGCTGTCGCGCAACCGCAACTGGGGCAACCCGGCGATCGTCGCCTTCCTCAAGCGGCTGGCCAACCGCGTGCCGCAGGTCGCGGGCGTGCGGGGTCTCCTGGTCGGTGACATGGCCCAGCCCCGGGGCGGCCCGATGATCACCGGCCACGCCTCCCACCAGATCGGGCTCGACGCCGACATCTGGTACCGGCCGATGCCCGATCACGTGCTGTCGGCGCAGGAGCGCGAGACGATGAGCGCGATCGTGATGGTCCGCAGCGACCGCCTCGACGTCAACGACTCGTGGAAGCCGTCCAACATGGCGGTGGTGGAGGCGGCCGCGGAGGATCCGGCCGTCGAGCGCATCTTCGTCAACCCCGCCGTCAAGAAGGCGATGTGCCGCGATGCGACGGGCGACCGTTCATGGCTCGCCAAGGTCCGGCCGATGTACGGGCACGACTATCATTTCCATGTCCGCCTGCTGTGCCCCAAGGGCAGTCGCCTCTGCACACCGCAGGTGCCGCCCCCGCCGGGGGAAGGCTGCGGCAAGGAGCTCGACTACTGGTTCTCGGACGCGGTGCTGCATCCCAAGCCGCCGACGAAGCCGCCGCCACCGCCCCATCAGATCACGATGTCCGAGCTGCCGGCGGCCTGCCGCCAGGTCCTCGCGGTGCCATAA
- a CDS encoding plasmid stabilization protein, producing the protein MAAERQLSVRSARASELAHRLAARERRSIAHIVERALDLYARQSIGEEPASEFYARLSRNAAAEKDIDIEALARADRQPHHGIDL; encoded by the coding sequence ATGGCTGCAGAGCGACAATTATCCGTGCGTTCGGCACGGGCGAGTGAGCTGGCGCATCGCTTGGCGGCGCGCGAGCGGCGATCGATAGCTCATATCGTGGAGCGGGCACTGGATCTCTACGCCCGTCAGAGCATCGGCGAGGAACCTGCGTCGGAATTTTACGCGCGTCTGTCGCGGAACGCCGCGGCAGAGAAGGACATCGATATCGAGGCGCTCGCTCGAGCGGATCGCCAGCCTCATCATGGCATCGATCTGTGA
- a CDS encoding type II toxin-antitoxin system VapC family toxin, which yields MIFIDTNVLAETMRPRPAPAVIHWLIANDHLVAVPAIVIAEIAYGIEKIRHDERSPRLQSSLDEWRRRFAGRIYGFDEEAALIYGHVMGAARRKGETLDALDGMIASIALRHDYPLATRNIAHFAPCSVRTINPWG from the coding sequence GTGATTTTCATCGACACCAACGTGCTGGCGGAGACAATGCGCCCCAGACCGGCACCGGCAGTGATCCATTGGCTGATCGCCAACGACCACCTCGTCGCCGTGCCCGCCATCGTTATCGCCGAGATCGCCTACGGCATCGAGAAAATCCGGCACGATGAACGTTCGCCTCGGCTGCAGTCCAGCCTGGACGAGTGGCGCAGGCGCTTTGCCGGGCGGATCTATGGCTTCGATGAAGAAGCCGCCTTGATCTATGGCCACGTGATGGGTGCGGCGCGTCGGAAAGGCGAAACGCTGGATGCCCTGGATGGCATGATCGCTTCCATTGCCTTGCGCCACGATTATCCGCTCGCCACGCGAAACATCGCGCATTTCGCGCCATGCAGCGTCCGGACGATCAATCCCTGGGGCTGA
- a CDS encoding TIGR00645 family protein has translation MDKWIERGLVASRWIMAPFYIGLMVSLLVVLLKFGQELVHYIENAVALTGEETVTGALEMVDLALLGSLILIVIFSGYENFVSRIDGADHVNWPSWMTKVDFAGLKLKLLASIVLISAIQLLKGFMQIEKLTDRDLYWLVGIHIVFMLSSVLLALSDWLQAKAGHGEE, from the coding sequence ATGGACAAATGGATCGAAAGAGGGCTCGTCGCCTCGCGCTGGATCATGGCGCCCTTCTATATCGGGCTGATGGTCTCGCTGCTGGTGGTCCTGCTGAAATTCGGCCAGGAACTCGTCCACTACATCGAGAATGCGGTGGCCCTCACCGGCGAGGAGACCGTGACCGGCGCGCTGGAGATGGTCGATCTCGCATTGCTCGGCAGCCTGATCCTGATCGTCATCTTCTCGGGCTACGAGAATTTCGTCTCCCGCATCGACGGCGCCGACCATGTCAACTGGCCGTCCTGGATGACCAAGGTCGATTTCGCCGGCCTCAAGCTGAAGCTGCTCGCCTCCATCGTGCTGATCTCGGCCATCCAGCTCCTCAAGGGCTTCATGCAGATCGAGAAGCTGACCGACCGCGACCTCTATTGGCTCGTCGGCATCCACATCGTCTTCATGCTGTCGAGCGTGCTGCTGGCGCTGTCGGACTGGCTGCAGGCCAAAGCGGGGCATGGCGAGGAATAG
- the folB gene encoding dihydroneopterin aldolase: MAVSGMTEIAPLRTSSRVFLRALQLDAHIGYYAHEKGVRQPLVADVELTLGVHGFGGDDIHGTVDYGRIAEAAHALADEHVDLIETFAERLAQKCLALPLVSAVKVRIEKPRAVPGAMAGVEIVRVKG; this comes from the coding sequence ATGGCAGTCAGCGGCATGACCGAGATCGCCCCCCTCAGGACTTCCAGCCGCGTCTTCCTGCGCGCGCTCCAGCTCGATGCCCATATCGGCTATTACGCCCATGAGAAGGGCGTCCGGCAGCCGCTGGTCGCCGATGTCGAGCTCACGCTCGGCGTGCACGGCTTCGGCGGCGACGACATCCACGGCACCGTCGATTACGGCAGGATCGCGGAGGCCGCTCATGCGCTCGCCGACGAGCATGTCGACCTGATCGAGACCTTCGCCGAGCGCCTCGCCCAAAAATGCCTCGCCCTTCCGCTGGTCAGCGCGGTCAAGGTCCGCATCGAGAAGCCGCGCGCGGTGCCCGGCGCGATGGCGGGCGTCGAGATCGTGCGGGTGAAGGGGTAG
- a CDS encoding HesA/MoeB/ThiF family protein: MFSSEELERYARHVVMHEVGGAGQQALARARVLVIGAGGLGAPVLLYLAAAGVGTLGIVDDDVVALSNLQRQVIHATADIGRPKVETAAEAIARLNPHVRVVRHAVRLDADNAAGLVAGYDLVLDGSDNFDTRYAVSDACFHARKPLIAGALGVFDAMLTTLRPFETDAKGRPNPTWRCLFPHKPPPGTIPSCAEAGVLGALAGIAGSMMALEAIREIVGFGTGLTGRLVHIDARDMRFVETLYDWDPDNPLNGEEAQARGAMAMAQE, from the coding sequence ATGTTTTCCTCCGAAGAACTGGAGCGCTACGCCCGCCACGTCGTCATGCACGAGGTCGGCGGCGCCGGCCAGCAGGCGCTGGCGCGGGCGCGCGTCCTCGTGATCGGCGCGGGCGGCCTCGGCGCGCCGGTCCTGCTCTATCTCGCGGCGGCCGGGGTCGGCACGCTCGGCATCGTCGACGACGACGTCGTCGCCCTTTCCAACCTGCAGCGCCAGGTCATCCATGCCACCGCCGATATCGGCCGGCCCAAGGTCGAGACCGCGGCCGAAGCGATCGCCCGCCTCAATCCGCATGTGCGGGTGGTCAGGCACGCCGTGCGGCTCGACGCGGACAATGCGGCCGGGCTGGTCGCCGGCTACGACCTCGTGCTCGACGGCTCCGACAATTTCGACACGCGCTATGCCGTCTCGGATGCCTGCTTCCACGCCCGCAAGCCGCTGATCGCCGGCGCGCTCGGGGTGTTCGACGCCATGCTGACGACGCTACGTCCCTTCGAGACGGATGCCAAGGGCAGGCCGAACCCGACATGGCGCTGCCTCTTCCCGCACAAGCCGCCGCCCGGCACCATCCCGAGCTGCGCGGAAGCCGGCGTCCTGGGAGCGCTCGCCGGCATCGCCGGCTCGATGATGGCGCTGGAGGCGATCCGCGAGATCGTCGGCTTCGGCACCGGACTGACCGGCCGCCTCGTCCATATCGATGCGCGCGACATGCGTTTCGTCGAAACCCTCTATGACTGGGACCCGGACAATCCGCTGAATGGCGAAGAGGCGCAAGCAAGGGGCGCGATGGCGATGGCACAAGAGTGA
- the polA gene encoding DNA polymerase I, with translation MTDASSAPSAPHSPGPGDHVFLVDGSSFIFRAYFQSMNQDARYNYRSDRLPTGAVRLFCNVLYKMIREGVMGKKPTHLAIIFDKSEESFRKELYPPYKAHRPPPPEELVPQFPLMRDAVRAFGLRPVEQIRYEADDLIATYCRIAVEGGADVTIVSADKDLMQLIRPGVVMFDPASGDQKAKGSRPERVIGEAEVLEKFGVTPDKVVDVQALAGDSTDNVPGVPGIGVKTAAQLLNEYGDLETLLARAGEIKQAKRRENLIEHAGLARISRELVKLVTDVVLETPIEELVAPGIDARGAIAFLKAMEFSTLTRRIAEDTGIDAAAVEPDEFLKVPASDFAPAPAGPGAAAGGPPAEAQSGAPPLGGHAGTPAALVDQVRAKLAATPVDVGRYETVSSLEALDRWIAEARERGVVAFDTETTSLDAMQAEMVGFSLALEPGRACYVPLRHRDKADLFGAGLMPGQVAPEEALPRLKLLLEDASVLKIGQNLKYDALVMQGEAIRIASYDDTMLMSYVLDAGKGNHGMDELSVRHLGHKPIAFSEVAGSGKSLIGFDQVPIDRATAYAAEDADVTLRLWLLFKARLVAEGMLTVYETLERPLVAELAKMEARGIMIDRQILSRLSGEFAQSAARLEAAIHELAGETFNVGSPKQLGDILFGKMQLPGGRKTPTGQWATSASVLEDLAEQGLELPRRIVEWRQLTKLKSTYTDALPTYVNPRSGRVHTSFALAATTTGRLSSSEPNLQNIPVRTEEGRKIRTAFIAAPGAKLISADYSQIELRVLAHVAEIPQLKQAFADGIDIHAMTASEMFGVPVHGMDPQVRRRAKAINFGIIYGISAFGLANQLAISREEAGAYIRRYFERFPGIRDYMDRMKAECRNQGYVTTVFGRKCHFPAIESRNPSERAFVERQAINAPIQGSAADIIRRAMVRMDAALAKASLSARMLLQVHDELVFEAPEGEVEATLPVVTAVMEGAALPALSLKVPLKVDARAADNWEEAH, from the coding sequence ATGACCGACGCGTCCTCCGCCCCTTCTGCCCCGCATAGTCCCGGGCCGGGCGATCACGTCTTCCTGGTCGACGGCTCCTCCTTCATCTTCCGTGCCTATTTCCAGTCGATGAACCAGGACGCCCGCTACAATTACCGCTCGGACCGCCTGCCGACCGGCGCCGTGCGGCTGTTCTGCAACGTGCTCTACAAGATGATCCGCGAGGGGGTGATGGGCAAGAAGCCGACCCATCTCGCCATCATCTTCGACAAGTCCGAGGAGAGCTTCCGCAAGGAGCTCTACCCGCCTTACAAGGCGCATCGGCCGCCGCCGCCCGAAGAGCTGGTGCCGCAATTCCCGCTGATGCGCGACGCAGTGCGCGCCTTCGGCCTCCGGCCGGTGGAGCAGATCCGCTACGAGGCGGACGACCTCATCGCCACCTATTGCCGGATCGCGGTCGAGGGCGGCGCCGACGTCACCATCGTCTCGGCCGACAAGGACCTGATGCAGCTGATCCGCCCCGGCGTGGTGATGTTCGACCCGGCTTCCGGCGATCAGAAGGCCAAGGGCTCGCGGCCCGAGCGGGTGATCGGCGAAGCCGAAGTCCTTGAGAAGTTCGGGGTGACGCCGGACAAGGTCGTCGACGTGCAGGCGCTCGCCGGCGATTCCACCGACAACGTGCCGGGCGTGCCGGGCATCGGCGTCAAGACGGCGGCGCAACTCCTCAACGAATATGGCGACCTCGAAACCCTGCTCGCCCGCGCCGGCGAGATCAAGCAGGCCAAGCGCCGCGAGAACCTCATCGAGCATGCCGGCCTCGCCCGCATCTCGCGCGAGCTCGTCAAGCTGGTCACCGATGTCGTGCTGGAGACGCCGATCGAAGAGCTGGTGGCGCCCGGCATCGACGCCAGGGGGGCGATCGCCTTCCTCAAGGCGATGGAATTCTCCACCCTGACGCGGCGCATCGCCGAGGACACCGGCATCGACGCGGCCGCCGTCGAACCCGACGAATTCCTCAAGGTCCCCGCCAGCGATTTCGCGCCGGCGCCGGCAGGCCCCGGCGCGGCCGCGGGCGGCCCGCCGGCCGAGGCCCAGTCCGGCGCGCCGCCGCTCGGCGGCCATGCCGGCACGCCCGCCGCGCTGGTCGACCAGGTCAGGGCGAAGCTCGCCGCCACGCCGGTCGATGTCGGCCGCTACGAGACGGTCTCCAGCCTGGAGGCGCTCGACCGCTGGATCGCCGAGGCACGCGAGCGCGGCGTCGTCGCCTTCGATACCGAGACCACCTCGCTCGACGCGATGCAGGCGGAGATGGTCGGCTTTTCGCTGGCGCTGGAACCGGGGCGGGCCTGCTACGTGCCGCTGCGCCACCGCGACAAGGCCGACCTCTTCGGCGCCGGGCTGATGCCCGGGCAGGTCGCGCCCGAGGAAGCGCTGCCGCGCCTGAAGCTGCTGCTCGAGGACGCCTCGGTGCTCAAGATCGGCCAGAACCTCAAATATGACGCGCTGGTGATGCAGGGCGAGGCGATCCGCATCGCCTCCTATGACGACACCATGCTGATGTCCTACGTGCTCGACGCCGGCAAGGGCAATCACGGCATGGACGAGCTCTCCGTCCGCCATCTCGGCCACAAGCCGATCGCCTTCTCGGAGGTGGCCGGCTCCGGCAAGTCGCTCATCGGCTTCGACCAGGTGCCGATCGACCGCGCCACCGCCTATGCGGCGGAGGACGCCGACGTGACGCTGCGCCTCTGGCTGCTGTTCAAGGCCCGGCTGGTCGCCGAGGGCATGCTGACGGTCTACGAGACGCTGGAGCGCCCGCTCGTCGCCGAGCTCGCCAAGATGGAGGCGCGCGGCATCATGATCGACCGCCAGATCCTCTCGCGGTTGTCCGGCGAATTCGCGCAGAGCGCCGCGCGGCTGGAGGCGGCGATCCACGAACTGGCCGGCGAGACCTTCAATGTCGGCTCGCCCAAGCAGCTCGGCGACATCCTGTTCGGCAAGATGCAGCTGCCCGGCGGCCGGAAGACGCCGACCGGCCAATGGGCGACGTCCGCCAGCGTGCTGGAGGATCTCGCCGAGCAGGGGCTCGAACTGCCGCGGCGCATCGTCGAATGGCGCCAGCTCACCAAGCTGAAATCGACCTATACCGACGCGCTGCCGACCTATGTGAACCCGAGATCGGGCCGCGTGCACACCTCCTTCGCGCTGGCGGCGACGACGACGGGGCGCCTGTCCTCCTCGGAGCCGAACCTGCAGAACATCCCGGTGCGCACCGAGGAGGGGCGCAAGATCCGCACCGCCTTCATCGCGGCGCCCGGCGCCAAGCTGATCTCGGCCGATTATTCGCAGATCGAATTGCGCGTGCTCGCCCATGTCGCCGAGATCCCGCAGCTCAAGCAGGCCTTCGCCGACGGCATCGACATCCATGCCATGACGGCGTCCGAGATGTTCGGCGTGCCGGTGCACGGCATGGACCCGCAGGTGCGCCGGCGCGCCAAGGCGATCAATTTCGGCATCATCTACGGCATCTCGGCCTTCGGCCTCGCCAACCAGCTCGCGATCTCGCGCGAGGAGGCCGGCGCCTATATCCGCCGCTATTTCGAGCGCTTTCCCGGCATCCGCGACTATATGGACCGCATGAAGGCCGAATGCCGGAACCAGGGCTACGTCACCACCGTCTTCGGCCGCAAATGCCATTTCCCGGCGATCGAATCGCGCAATCCCTCCGAGCGCGCCTTCGTCGAGCGCCAGGCGATCAACGCGCCGATCCAGGGCTCGGCCGCCGACATCATCCGCCGCGCCATGGTGCGCATGGACGCGGCGCTGGCGAAGGCCTCGCTCTCGGCCCGCATGCTGCTGCAGGTGCATGACGAGCTCGTCTTCGAGGCGCCCGAGGGCGAGGTCGAGGCGACGCTGCCGGTGGTCACCGCGGTGATGGAGGGCGCCGCCTTGCCCGCTCTGTCGCTGAAGGTGCCGCTCAAGGTCGACGCCCGCGCCGCCGACAATTGGGAGGAGGCGCATTGA
- a CDS encoding DUF2076 domain-containing protein has protein sequence MTPDEKSLIEDLFNRLRSATPGGRDAEAERAIEAEMARSPGAAYALVQTVLVQDHALREAHDKLRAAEAAAQQAAEQRQQQPAPSFLERAGSALSGFGQRRDAPPPPPQGQPYQPGAYQPGPYQAPEPPAASAPQGGGFMRGALQTAAGVAGGALLFEGVRSMFGGGGGLLGGGANASGLLGGGGGLEGPWGRQAPETVNETIINEAPRDDRNDDRDNRADSRDDNVRDAAYDSPDDDYGDDTDYDNDDGGSNDDDWV, from the coding sequence ATGACCCCGGACGAGAAATCCCTCATCGAAGACCTGTTCAACCGGCTGCGCAGCGCCACGCCAGGCGGACGCGATGCGGAAGCCGAACGCGCGATCGAGGCCGAGATGGCCCGCTCGCCCGGCGCCGCCTATGCGCTGGTGCAGACCGTGCTGGTGCAGGATCACGCCCTGCGCGAAGCCCATGACAAGCTCAGGGCCGCGGAAGCGGCTGCCCAGCAGGCCGCCGAGCAGCGCCAGCAGCAGCCCGCCCCGTCCTTCCTGGAGCGCGCCGGCTCCGCCCTGTCCGGCTTCGGACAGCGCCGCGACGCGCCGCCTCCCCCGCCTCAGGGCCAGCCCTACCAGCCCGGCGCCTACCAGCCCGGCCCGTACCAGGCACCGGAGCCGCCGGCGGCCTCCGCGCCGCAGGGCGGCGGCTTCATGCGGGGCGCCCTGCAGACGGCGGCCGGCGTCGCCGGCGGCGCGCTGCTGTTCGAAGGGGTGCGCTCGATGTTCGGCGGTGGGGGCGGCCTGCTCGGCGGAGGCGCCAATGCGAGCGGCCTGCTCGGCGGCGGCGGTGGCCTCGAAGGGCCCTGGGGCCGCCAGGCGCCGGAAACCGTCAACGAGACGATCATCAACGAGGCGCCGCGGGACGATCGCAACGACGATCGCGACAACCGGGCCGATTCGCGCGACGACAATGTCCGCGACGCCGCCTATGATTCGCCGGACGACGACTATGGCGACGATACCGACTACGACAATGACGACGGCGGGTCGAACGACGACGACTGGGTCTGA